The window TTCAAATGGATTGATTTTCAAGGGCATGTTAAGTTCATGAAAAGGACTTTTAAAGATATTGATTGTGTTTTGCAAAATTGGTTGGATGAACATATGaagaagagagaagaagttgATGTTGTTGCTGGAAATGAACAGGATTTTATTGATGTGATGCTTTCTATGATGAGCAATGAAGATTTTGCTGATAGTTATACTAGAGAAACTACCATTAAAGCTACTGCTCTGGTGAGTACTGTTTCTTGCTGCTATATATTGCTTTTCTTGAAATTTGCTTATTTTATACTCCTGCGAATTTATGTTGTATGCACTGACATTATAGAAAGTTTATACTATCAAATTTACTGACAACAACGGTTAATCGTCATATCAAGTATGATAGGTTCAATAAAGGGCAGCTCGGTGCACTAAACTCCCGCTATGCACGGTGTCCGGGGAAGGGccagaccacaagggtctatcgtacgcagccttaccctacacatttctgcaagaggctatttTCACGGCTCGAATCGATATCAAATATGATATGTATGGTAACATAGAAAATAGAGTAATAACGTGCTATGATTTGTGATGTGTGGTCTTATCGTAAGAGCACAACCGGTGACGTGTGGGTTAGGTGCACGTCATGGGTTCGAACCCTACGATAGACAAgacctggtatttaagtggagaaggctAGAGGGGCGGGCCCATTATCCACCGTGATACAACAAATCTAATGGTGGCCTTTTGATCACTTCAAGAGACTCTATGTTATGAATTGAATTGTGCAACAATATAGCAGGATACCAGTATATTGCTTTGATGGTAACAAGAAGCTATCTATTGCTTTGATGAAAAGATTGTTTTTTTGTTGCTTTTCTGATCTTTGTTTTTCTTAAATTGTTGTTTCTACCAGAGTATGGTATTGGATGCTTCAGACACAACTGCTATTCACTTGAATTGGGTAATGGCAACATTATTAAACCATAGGGATGTCATGAAGAAAGTCCAAGAAGAGCTAGACACAAAAGTTGGCAGAAATAGATGGGTAGAAGAGAGTGATATCAAGAATTTGGTATATTTCCAAGCTGTTATTAAAGAGACACTGCGATTATATCCACCAGCACCTTTGTTAGTACCCCATGAATCTGTTGAGGACTGCATTGTACATGGATACCACATTCCCAAGGGAACAAGATTGTGGGTCAATACTATGAAACTGCAACGAGATCCCGAGATTTGGTCAGATCCTGATACATTTGATCCGGAGAGATTCTTGACTTGTCAAGCAGGATTTGATGTTCGCGGTCAACAATATGAGTTCATCCCATTTGGCTCTGGAAGACGATCTTGTCCAGGGATTACATATGCAAGTCAAGTGACACACCTTGCAATAGCTCATTTACTCCAAGGTTTTGATTTTACTACACCATTTAACGAACCGTTGGAGATGAAAGAAGGGTTAGGGATGACAATGCGCAAAGTAAATCCTATAGAGGTGCTAATAACGCCTCGCTTGCCTT is drawn from Nicotiana tomentosiformis chromosome 12, ASM39032v3, whole genome shotgun sequence and contains these coding sequences:
- the LOC104100945 gene encoding nicotine N-demethylase CYP82E4-like; this translates as MEDYLFSHFYAISVLIVFAFFSIFIWKLKYFNRSKPLNPLPPEISGGWPVIGHLLQFFGADDIPLSRKLATLAEKYGPVFTFRLGLPRILVVSSYEAVRDCLNTNDKAFAARPASLAGEYIGYNNAMLFLASYGPYWRKIRKIVLQEVLSSSRLEKLKIVRVSEVQTSIKELFSLFPVTGDHSSITGDNFPVTGDYVPVKLNLTNWIEKLTLSLIVKMIAGKSYGRLNEKGEDEEEAERFKKALKDFMYISMEFVLWDAFPIPLFKWIDFQGHVKFMKRTFKDIDCVLQNWLDEHMKKREEVDVVAGNEQDFIDVMLSMMSNEDFADSYTRETTIKATALSMVLDASDTTAIHLNWVMATLLNHRDVMKKVQEELDTKVGRNRWVEESDIKNLVYFQAVIKETLRLYPPAPLLVPHESVEDCIVHGYHIPKGTRLWVNTMKLQRDPEIWSDPDTFDPERFLTCQAGFDVRGQQYEFIPFGSGRRSCPGITYASQVTHLAIAHLLQGFDFTTPFNEPLEMKEGLGMTMRKVNPIEVLITPRLPSVLYKF